A window of the Janthinobacterium agaricidamnosum NBRC 102515 = DSM 9628 genome harbors these coding sequences:
- a CDS encoding CheR family methyltransferase: MLVDNVFDIELKLLLEGILLRYQHDFRNYSIASLRRRIRQAMEKFSCASVSQLQDRILHEPAVFAQMLQYFTVQVSEMFRDPAYFRALRDKVVPVLYTYPSIKIWVAGCSSGEEVWSLAIMLEEEGLLERSMIYATDINPEALAIAEAGIYPIERIAQFSNNYQLAGGRKSLSDYYTAAYSNAIFERRLRRQFVFADHSLATDSVFSEVHLVSCRNVMIYFNRELQDRATGLFHEALVNRGFLGLGLRESLRFTSHAEAFHEFAIPEKIYQRV, from the coding sequence GTGCTAGTGGACAATGTTTTCGATATCGAATTGAAGCTATTGCTGGAAGGGATATTGCTGAGATACCAGCATGACTTCCGCAATTATTCCATCGCTTCGCTGCGCCGCCGGATACGCCAGGCGATGGAAAAGTTTTCCTGCGCCAGCGTGTCGCAGTTGCAGGACCGCATTTTGCATGAACCGGCCGTATTTGCGCAGATGCTGCAATATTTCACCGTGCAAGTCAGCGAAATGTTCCGCGACCCGGCCTATTTCCGCGCCTTGCGCGACAAGGTCGTACCGGTCTTGTATACCTATCCGTCGATCAAGATCTGGGTCGCCGGTTGCAGCAGCGGCGAAGAAGTCTGGTCGCTGGCGATCATGCTGGAAGAAGAGGGACTGCTGGAGCGCAGCATGATCTATGCGACCGACATCAACCCGGAAGCGCTGGCAATCGCCGAAGCCGGCATCTACCCGATCGAACGGATTGCCCAGTTCAGCAATAATTACCAGTTGGCGGGCGGCCGGAAATCGCTGTCCGACTACTACACCGCCGCCTACAGCAATGCGATCTTCGAGCGCCGTTTGCGGCGCCAGTTCGTGTTCGCCGACCACAGCCTGGCGACCGACAGTGTATTTTCCGAAGTGCACCTGGTGTCTTGCCGCAACGTCATGATTTATTTCAACCGTGAATTGCAAGACCGCGCCACCGGCTTGTTCCATGAGGCGCTGGTGAATCGGGGTTTCCTCGGCCTGGGCTTGCGCGAGAGTTTGCGTTTCACCAGCCATGCCGAAGCGTTCCACGAGTTTGCCATTCCGGAAAAAATTTACCAGCGAGTATGA
- a CDS encoding GAF domain-containing protein: protein MTFTISDTAYRTDTAQAKLAMYADLRSQLQGLLAGESDFIANTANFSSLVFHTMPGLNWAGFYFLKGDELVLGPFQGKPACIRIKKGRGVCGTTVVEGQSIVVQDVHAFPGHIACDVNSRSELVVPVFCNGQIVGVFDLDSPLISRFDESDREGVESLVKVLEQSIGVQA, encoded by the coding sequence ATGACCTTTACCATCAGCGATACCGCCTACCGCACCGACACTGCACAAGCCAAACTGGCCATGTACGCCGACCTGCGTTCGCAATTACAAGGCTTGCTGGCCGGCGAAAGCGATTTCATCGCCAATACCGCCAACTTCAGCTCGCTGGTCTTCCATACCATGCCGGGTTTGAACTGGGCCGGGTTTTACTTCTTGAAGGGCGATGAACTGGTGCTCGGACCGTTCCAGGGCAAGCCGGCTTGCATCCGCATCAAGAAAGGCCGCGGCGTGTGCGGCACCACCGTGGTCGAAGGCCAGTCGATTGTCGTGCAGGACGTGCACGCCTTCCCCGGCCACATCGCCTGCGACGTCAACTCGCGCTCGGAGCTGGTGGTACCGGTATTTTGCAACGGCCAGATCGTCGGCGTGTTCGACCTGGACAGCCCATTGATCAGCCGTTTCGACGAATCCGACCGGGAAGGCGTCGAATCGCTGGTCAAGGTGCTGGAACAAAGCATCGGTGTACAAGCGTGA
- a CDS encoding DMT family transporter produces the protein MTSNASSPSLKHYIFPVVAVLIWAINTIVNKMAVGIIEPAAIAFYRWLLAGCLLAAIFGKSAWQQRTVIRVYLPKLFVLGMLGMVMYQCLAYIAAQTTSATNMGILVSLMPLLAVGLSVILLGEAATQGAVFGGMLSLLGLAYLLSHGHPATLLSHGMAAGDGLMLLACLSYAAYGVLLKRWKIPLNNWHSLLIQVWSAVPVLFIYYMSQSAPPLTAGGLPLVLFAGIPASFIAPFLWMHGVGKLGPSKTTTLMNLLPVFTVIIAVLFLGEPLHAYHLIGGGVTLLGVVLVQYLKQPLRRAPVAGRQM, from the coding sequence ATGACCAGCAACGCATCTTCCCCCTCACTCAAACACTATATCTTCCCGGTGGTCGCGGTCCTGATCTGGGCCATCAATACCATCGTCAACAAGATGGCGGTCGGTATCATCGAGCCGGCGGCGATTGCCTTTTACCGCTGGCTGCTGGCCGGCTGTTTGCTGGCCGCCATTTTTGGCAAGTCGGCGTGGCAACAGCGGACCGTGATCCGCGTGTATTTGCCGAAGCTGTTTGTGCTCGGCATGCTGGGCATGGTCATGTACCAATGCCTGGCGTATATCGCTGCGCAAACCACCAGCGCCACCAATATGGGCATCCTGGTGTCGTTGATGCCGCTGCTGGCGGTTGGCCTGAGTGTGATCTTGCTGGGCGAGGCGGCCACCCAGGGCGCTGTGTTCGGCGGCATGTTGTCGCTGCTGGGCTTGGCTTACCTGCTCAGTCACGGCCATCCGGCGACGCTGCTGTCGCATGGCATGGCGGCCGGCGACGGCCTGATGCTGCTGGCTTGTTTGTCGTACGCGGCATATGGCGTGTTGCTGAAACGCTGGAAAATTCCGCTCAATAACTGGCATTCGCTGCTGATCCAGGTGTGGAGCGCGGTGCCGGTCTTATTCATTTATTATATGAGCCAGTCGGCGCCGCCGCTGACGGCGGGCGGCTTGCCGCTGGTCTTGTTTGCCGGCATACCGGCATCCTTCATTGCGCCGTTTTTATGGATGCATGGGGTCGGCAAGCTGGGGCCGAGCAAGACCACCACGCTGATGAACTTGCTGCCAGTATTTACGGTGATCATCGCCGTGCTGTTCCTTGGCGAACCGTTGCACGCCTACCATCTGATCGGCGGCGGGGTGACCTTGCTGGGCGTGGTGCTGGTACAGTATTTGAAGCAGCCGTTGCGGCGTGCACCAGTCGCCGGCAGGCAAATGTAA
- a CDS encoding AraC family transcriptional regulator has product MATKLHPPQFSELPYEVYFRIEDYAPDQQYITHRHQWGQLNYCATGVMEITVAGQRYLSPPQYALWIPPDTPHDGHIRQPVIYHSAYIATALCRDLPAEPCALVMSPLLKAILADFAERHVMTPATPADKRLAQVLVDQLIIAPHSSNYLPGTQDPVLSNLLTYLQQDLSDNRPLADWAHLLHITERTLARRCQRELGISFGEWRQRQRFLAALPLLEQGQPVHSIALDLGYSTSSAFIAMFRRQSGSTPDQFRRGLR; this is encoded by the coding sequence ATGGCGACCAAACTGCATCCCCCGCAATTTTCCGAACTTCCCTACGAAGTCTACTTCCGCATCGAAGATTATGCCCCCGACCAGCAATACATCACCCATCGCCATCAGTGGGGCCAACTGAACTATTGCGCGACTGGCGTGATGGAAATCACGGTGGCCGGGCAGCGCTACCTGTCGCCGCCGCAATATGCGCTGTGGATACCGCCCGATACGCCGCACGACGGCCACATCCGCCAGCCGGTGATTTACCACTCGGCTTACATCGCCACGGCGCTGTGCCGCGACTTGCCGGCCGAACCCTGCGCGCTGGTGATGAGCCCCCTGCTGAAGGCGATACTGGCCGATTTCGCCGAACGCCATGTGATGACGCCGGCAACCCCGGCCGACAAGCGCCTGGCGCAAGTACTGGTCGACCAGTTGATCATCGCCCCGCACAGCAGTAATTACTTGCCGGGCACGCAAGACCCAGTGCTGTCGAACTTGCTGACTTATCTACAGCAAGACTTGAGCGACAACCGTCCGCTGGCCGACTGGGCGCATTTATTGCACATCACCGAACGCACGCTGGCGCGCCGTTGCCAGCGCGAATTAGGCATCAGTTTTGGCGAATGGCGCCAGCGCCAGCGTTTCCTGGCGGCGCTGCCCTTGCTGGAACAGGGCCAGCCGGTGCACAGCATCGCGCTCGACCTCGGCTACAGCACCTCGTCGGCCTTCATCGCCATGTTCCGGCGCCAGAGCGGCAGCACGCCGGACCAGTTCCGGCGCGGCTTGCGCTAG
- a CDS encoding FABP family protein translates to MSEFSEDIYTEPSVDVDTLANLGPLTGMAGIWTGTRGLDVKPKADGPRKQAFVERIELQPIDPVTNGPQLFYGLRYYIHITKPDQLKTYHEQVGYWLWEPATGAIIQTLAIPRGQIAMASCIAAPDATSFELVAQRESTSYGICSNPFLEHAFTTTEYRIKVDIHADGTWQYEEDTVMQIRGKDEPFHHIDRNLLTRIAAPTPNPLAR, encoded by the coding sequence ATGAGCGAATTTTCCGAAGATATTTATACCGAACCGTCAGTCGATGTCGATACCCTGGCCAACCTTGGCCCGCTGACCGGCATGGCCGGCATCTGGACCGGCACGCGCGGCCTCGACGTCAAGCCGAAAGCCGACGGCCCGCGCAAGCAGGCGTTTGTCGAACGCATCGAATTGCAGCCGATCGATCCGGTGACCAATGGCCCGCAACTGTTTTACGGCTTGCGCTATTACATACACATCACCAAGCCGGACCAGCTCAAGACTTACCATGAACAAGTCGGCTACTGGCTGTGGGAGCCGGCCACCGGCGCCATCATCCAGACGCTGGCGATACCGCGCGGCCAGATCGCCATGGCGTCCTGCATCGCGGCGCCGGACGCGACCAGTTTCGAGCTGGTGGCACAACGCGAATCGACCAGTTACGGCATTTGCTCGAACCCGTTCCTGGAACATGCGTTCACCACCACCGAATACCGCATCAAGGTCGATATCCACGCCGATGGCACCTGGCAATATGAAGAAGATACGGTGATGCAAATTCGCGGCAAGGATGAGCCGTTTCACCATATCGACCGTAATCTGTTGACCAGGATCGCCGCACCGACGCCGAATCCATTGGCGCGTTGA
- the alkB gene encoding DNA oxidative demethylase AlkB — translation MNYDLFDFSEEAAPPAREPLSEAAYVLRAFAAPYAARLMPAIDEIVAAAPLRHMVTPGGFRMSVALTNCGALGWTSDRRGYRYSSTDPASGQPWPAMPALFLELAQAAAAEAGFAAFTPDACLINRYGAGAKMTLHQDKDEHDFNAPIVSVSLGIPAMFLFGGFARSDKTLKVPLFHGDVVVWGGPDRLRYHGILPIKEERHALTGDSRINFTFRKAG, via the coding sequence ATGAATTACGACTTGTTCGATTTTTCCGAGGAAGCGGCGCCGCCCGCGCGTGAGCCGCTGAGCGAGGCGGCGTACGTGCTGCGCGCTTTCGCGGCGCCGTATGCGGCGCGGCTGATGCCGGCCATCGACGAGATCGTCGCGGCGGCGCCGTTGCGCCACATGGTCACGCCGGGCGGTTTCCGCATGTCGGTGGCGCTGACCAATTGCGGTGCGCTGGGCTGGACCAGCGACCGGCGCGGCTACCGCTACAGCAGCACCGATCCCGCATCCGGCCAGCCGTGGCCGGCCATGCCGGCGCTGTTCCTGGAACTGGCGCAAGCGGCGGCGGCGGAGGCCGGTTTCGCCGCTTTCACGCCGGACGCCTGCCTGATCAACCGCTACGGAGCGGGCGCCAAAATGACGCTGCACCAGGACAAGGACGAACACGATTTCAACGCACCGATCGTCTCGGTGTCGCTCGGCATCCCGGCAATGTTCCTGTTCGGCGGTTTCGCGCGCAGCGACAAGACGCTCAAGGTGCCGCTGTTCCATGGCGACGTGGTGGTGTGGGGCGGCCCGGACCGCCTGCGTTATCACGGCATCTTGCCGATTAAGGAAGAGAGGCATGCGCTGACCGGCGACAGCCGCATCAATTTCACTTTCCGCAAAGCGGGCTGA
- the map gene encoding type I methionyl aminopeptidase, whose translation MRYSTQLDHGKKIPLHDEEGFIGMRAAGRIAADTLDYITPYVKAGVSTARLDQLCEEFMRAAGSIPATIDYHGYKHASCISVNHVVTHGIPSDTKILKNGDIVNIDVTPKFNDWHGDTSRTFQVGEVSILAARLVRTAYQAMMTGINTVRPGATLGDVGAAIEAVARAQGFSSVRDFCGHGLGKVFHDAPQVLHYGRAGTGIVLEPGMIFTIEPMLNAGSFQVKVLPDKWTTVTKDRSLSAQFEHSIAVTETGFEIFTLSALPQAVAA comes from the coding sequence ATGCGCTATTCCACCCAGCTCGACCACGGCAAGAAAATCCCGCTGCACGATGAAGAAGGTTTTATCGGCATGCGCGCCGCCGGCCGCATCGCCGCTGACACGCTCGACTACATCACGCCGTACGTCAAGGCCGGCGTCTCGACCGCCAGGCTGGACCAGCTGTGCGAAGAATTCATGCGCGCCGCCGGCAGCATCCCGGCCACCATCGACTACCACGGCTACAAGCACGCCAGCTGCATCTCGGTCAATCACGTGGTCACGCATGGCATTCCGTCCGATACCAAGATCCTGAAAAACGGTGACATCGTCAACATCGACGTGACGCCGAAATTCAATGACTGGCACGGCGACACCAGCCGCACCTTTCAAGTGGGCGAGGTCTCGATCCTGGCCGCGCGGCTGGTCAGGACCGCCTATCAAGCGATGATGACCGGGATTAACACGGTGCGTCCCGGCGCCACGCTGGGCGACGTCGGCGCGGCGATCGAGGCGGTGGCGCGCGCGCAGGGTTTTTCATCGGTGCGCGATTTTTGCGGCCACGGCCTGGGCAAGGTGTTCCACGACGCGCCGCAAGTGCTGCATTACGGCCGCGCCGGCACCGGCATCGTGCTGGAACCGGGCATGATCTTCACCATCGAGCCGATGCTGAACGCCGGCAGTTTCCAGGTCAAGGTCCTGCCCGACAAATGGACCACGGTGACCAAGGACCGCTCGCTGTCGGCGCAATTCGAGCACTCGATCGCGGTGACCGAAACGGGCTTCGAGATTTTCACCTTGTCGGCCTTGCCGCAAGCCGTCGCCGCCTGA
- a CDS encoding TetR/AcrR family transcriptional regulator, translating to MVRLAKFNENNFIDSAIEIAAQCGFAAVSMSAIAVKAGAPIGSVYHRFDSRGAILARAWLRVKADFRSEVASLWARGDGDTWAGVHGLLDWCRRKPVYARFLLQCEDSPDFNGALSAELTAALEAEQAELDACFERCVAAMPGQAAHTGSMLRFVLVDAPVAIVKPYLTQNQPIPASADAMLRASHDAVCGWATRTPH from the coding sequence ATGGTCAGACTTGCCAAATTCAACGAAAACAACTTTATCGACAGCGCCATCGAGATCGCCGCCCAGTGCGGTTTCGCGGCGGTGTCGATGTCCGCCATCGCGGTCAAGGCCGGCGCGCCGATCGGTTCGGTGTATCACCGCTTCGATTCGCGCGGCGCGATCCTGGCGCGCGCGTGGCTGCGCGTCAAGGCCGACTTCCGCAGCGAAGTGGCCAGCCTGTGGGCGCGCGGCGACGGCGATACCTGGGCCGGCGTGCATGGCTTGCTGGACTGGTGCCGGCGCAAGCCGGTGTATGCGCGCTTCCTGCTGCAATGCGAAGACAGCCCCGATTTCAACGGCGCGCTGAGCGCCGAATTGACGGCCGCGCTGGAAGCCGAGCAGGCCGAACTCGACGCCTGTTTCGAGCGCTGCGTGGCCGCGATGCCGGGCCAGGCCGCGCACACCGGCAGCATGCTGCGCTTTGTATTGGTCGACGCGCCGGTGGCCATCGTCAAGCCTTACCTGACCCAGAACCAGCCGATACCGGCCAGCGCCGACGCCATGCTGCGCGCCTCGCACGACGCGGTATGCGGCTGGGCCACCCGAACTCCTCACTGA
- a CDS encoding AMP nucleosidase, with product MTCTNPHRSYRLHTPPFIASTRYDDPRLALEQVQAIYRSSIDHLRDALQRFVGGENPNGRVRACYPFVRIQTDTVARADSPLAYGFVAGPGVFETTLTRPDLFADYYLEQFTLLLKNHNREQKVMLEIGVSAQPIPVHFSFAEHDHIEGSMTAERRMAMRDMFDLPDLSAMDDGIANGTHELAAGEAQPLALFTGPRVDYSLQRLRHYSGTGPRHFQNFVLFTNYQFYIDEFVRLGHEMMNRPADPLAASEDDDYIAFIEPGNVVTRRIGHTAEADDALGVAPPRLPQMPAYHLVRANGSGITMVNIGVGPANAKTITDHIAVLRPHAWLMLGHCAGLRTTQSLGDYVLAHAYVREDHVLDEDLPLWVPIPPLAEVQLALEAAVAEITQLTGYDLKHIMRTGTVASTDNRNWELLPQRTPERRFSQSRAIALDMESATIAANGFRFRVPYGTLLCVSDKPLHGEIKLPGMANHFYRERVDQHLRIGIRAVELLRRQGVDKLHSRKLRSFAEVAFQ from the coding sequence ATGACATGCACGAACCCTCACAGGAGTTATCGATTGCATACGCCACCTTTCATCGCCTCCACCCGTTACGACGATCCGCGCCTCGCGCTTGAACAGGTACAAGCAATCTACCGGAGCAGCATCGACCACCTGCGCGACGCCTTGCAGCGTTTTGTCGGCGGCGAAAATCCGAACGGCCGGGTACGCGCCTGCTACCCCTTCGTGCGGATCCAGACCGACACCGTGGCGCGCGCCGATTCGCCGCTGGCTTACGGCTTCGTGGCCGGCCCCGGCGTGTTTGAAACCACGCTGACCCGGCCCGACCTGTTCGCCGATTATTATCTCGAACAATTCACGCTGCTGCTGAAGAACCACAACCGCGAACAAAAAGTAATGCTGGAAATCGGCGTCAGCGCGCAGCCGATTCCGGTGCATTTTTCATTCGCCGAACACGACCATATCGAAGGCAGCATGACGGCCGAGCGGCGCATGGCGATGCGCGACATGTTCGACTTGCCGGACCTGTCGGCGATGGACGACGGCATCGCCAACGGCACCCACGAACTGGCGGCCGGCGAAGCGCAGCCGCTGGCGTTGTTCACCGGCCCGCGCGTCGATTACTCGCTGCAGCGGCTGCGCCATTACAGCGGCACCGGGCCGCGGCACTTCCAGAACTTCGTGCTGTTCACCAACTACCAGTTCTACATCGATGAATTCGTGCGCCTCGGCCATGAAATGATGAACCGTCCGGCCGATCCGCTGGCGGCCAGCGAAGACGACGACTATATCGCCTTCATCGAACCGGGCAACGTCGTCACGCGGCGCATCGGCCACACCGCCGAAGCCGACGACGCGCTGGGCGTGGCGCCGCCGCGGCTGCCGCAAATGCCGGCCTACCACCTGGTGCGCGCCAACGGCAGCGGCATCACCATGGTCAATATCGGCGTCGGTCCCGCCAACGCCAAGACCATCACCGACCACATCGCCGTGCTGCGTCCGCACGCCTGGCTGATGCTGGGCCATTGCGCCGGGCTGCGCACCACCCAGAGCCTGGGCGACTACGTGCTGGCGCATGCGTATGTGCGCGAAGACCATGTGCTGGACGAAGACTTGCCGCTGTGGGTGCCGATCCCGCCGCTGGCCGAAGTGCAGCTGGCGCTGGAAGCGGCGGTGGCCGAAATCACCCAGCTGACCGGCTACGACCTGAAGCACATCATGCGTACCGGCACCGTGGCCAGCACCGACAACCGCAACTGGGAATTGCTGCCGCAGCGCACGCCGGAACGCCGCTTCAGCCAAAGCCGCGCGATCGCGCTGGACATGGAAAGCGCGACCATCGCCGCCAACGGCTTCCGCTTCCGCGTGCCGTACGGCACCTTGCTGTGCGTCAGCGACAAACCGCTGCATGGCGAAATCAAGCTGCCGGGCATGGCCAATCACTTTTACCGCGAACGGGTCGACCAGCATCTGCGGATCGGCATCCGCGCGGTGGAACTGCTGCGCCGCCAGGGAGTCGACAAGCTGCACAGCCGCAAACTGCGCAGTTTCGCCGAAGTCGCGTTCCAATAA
- a CDS encoding DUF1854 domain-containing protein, with protein sequence MATTLFQLTRNSYGKLILTAEDGQLHEGVAPVRAFPIQAPDQGISLVLQDGREVAWIDDIADLPEAIRSLVTEELEGREFMPEILHIASVSSYATPCTWQVRTDRGDTGFVLKGEEDIRRIGAASLLVADSHGIHFLVRDMFGIDKHSRKILDRFL encoded by the coding sequence ATGGCGACGACATTGTTTCAACTGACCCGCAACAGCTACGGCAAACTGATCTTGACGGCCGAAGACGGCCAGCTGCATGAAGGCGTGGCGCCGGTGCGTGCCTTCCCGATCCAGGCGCCGGACCAGGGCATTTCGCTGGTGCTGCAAGACGGCCGCGAAGTGGCGTGGATCGACGACATCGCCGACTTGCCGGAAGCGATACGGAGCTTGGTGACGGAAGAATTGGAAGGGCGCGAATTCATGCCCGAGATCCTGCATATCGCGAGCGTCAGCAGCTATGCGACGCCGTGCACCTGGCAGGTCAGGACCGACCGTGGCGACACCGGATTCGTGCTGAAGGGCGAAGAGGACATCCGCCGCATCGGCGCGGCGTCGCTGCTGGTGGCCGACAGCCATGGCATCCACTTCCTGGTGCGCGACATGTTCGGCATCGACAAGCACAGCCGCAAGATACTCGACCGTTTCTTGTAA
- a CDS encoding ABC transporter ATP-binding protein — MTTEQLVPTTTLPPAALTLPESWRAEVEKKLASGENVLTSVEVDLDARLRFTKGLIVVTERRLLSRAPGETTWKDWSYRPGLSLKHHDHAGVGHLELLDEQGRLASWRFTLGQNLHAIRVLEQFQERLTSHLTGKPVFVAEQEVCPSCKAPLAPDQEECPICTKVLHTPPSTWTLFRLWRFAHPYRLQLALGFTLMLLSTAAHLIPPYLTKPLMDNVLIPYQNGQKIDPWLVVMYMGGLLGSAMLAWLLGWWKTYILAIVSERMGADLRSATYEHLLKLSLEFFGGKRTGDLMSRIGSGSDRICVFLSLHLLDFASDVLMIIMTGVILWSMNPWLAVMTLVPLPFIAWMIHLVRDRLRTGFEKIDRVWSEVTNVLADTIPGIRVVKAFAQEKREAVRFRDANAHNLAVNDKLNKVWSLFSPTVTFLTELGLLVIWCFGIWQVSNGDITVGVLTAFIAYSSRFYGRLDSMSRIVSVTQKSASAAKRIFDILDHVSSVPEPAQPVRLDQVEGRIDLREVGFRYGNRAVNRGISLNIKAGEMIGLVGHSGSGKSTLVNLICRFYDVSEGAILLDGVDIRAFAVSDYRRNIGLVLQEPFLFFGTIAENIAYGKPHATREEIIASARAAHAHEFILRLPQGYDSMVGERGQGLSGGERQRISIARALLIDPRILIMDEATSSVDSETEKEIQKALDNLVQGRTTIAIAHRLSTLHRADRLVVLDRGEVVEVGSHDELMAREGAYFRLYEAQARNVDVDPDDKDD, encoded by the coding sequence ATGACAACTGAACAACTCGTTCCCACAACCACCCTGCCGCCTGCGGCGTTGACCTTGCCTGAAAGCTGGCGGGCCGAGGTCGAAAAAAAGCTGGCCTCAGGGGAGAACGTTTTAACTAGCGTTGAGGTTGACCTCGATGCGCGATTACGTTTCACAAAAGGATTAATCGTGGTCACCGAGCGCCGTTTGCTATCGCGCGCGCCGGGTGAAACGACCTGGAAGGACTGGTCTTACCGGCCTGGACTGTCGCTAAAACACCACGATCACGCCGGCGTCGGCCATCTGGAGTTGCTCGATGAGCAAGGCCGGCTGGCGTCCTGGCGCTTCACGCTGGGCCAGAACCTGCACGCAATCCGGGTGCTGGAGCAATTCCAGGAGCGGCTGACCAGCCATCTGACTGGCAAGCCAGTATTCGTTGCTGAGCAGGAAGTTTGTCCAAGTTGCAAGGCGCCGTTGGCCCCGGACCAGGAAGAATGCCCGATTTGCACCAAGGTGCTGCATACGCCGCCATCGACGTGGACGCTGTTCCGCCTGTGGCGCTTCGCCCATCCGTACCGGCTGCAGCTGGCGCTGGGTTTCACGCTGATGCTGCTGAGCACCGCCGCGCACCTGATTCCGCCCTACCTGACCAAGCCGTTGATGGACAATGTGCTGATTCCGTATCAAAACGGCCAGAAAATCGATCCATGGCTGGTGGTGATGTATATGGGCGGCCTGCTTGGTTCGGCAATGCTGGCCTGGCTGCTGGGCTGGTGGAAAACCTATATCCTGGCGATCGTGTCGGAACGCATGGGCGCCGATCTGCGTTCGGCGACCTATGAGCACTTGCTGAAACTGTCGCTGGAATTCTTTGGCGGCAAACGCACCGGCGACCTGATGTCGCGCATCGGCAGCGGCAGCGACCGCATCTGCGTGTTCCTGTCGCTGCATTTGCTCGACTTCGCCTCCGACGTGCTGATGATCATCATGACCGGCGTGATCTTGTGGAGCATGAACCCATGGCTGGCGGTGATGACGCTGGTGCCGCTGCCGTTCATCGCGTGGATGATCCACCTGGTGCGCGACCGCCTGCGCACCGGCTTTGAAAAGATCGACCGGGTCTGGAGCGAAGTGACCAACGTGCTGGCCGATACCATCCCCGGCATCCGCGTGGTAAAAGCGTTTGCGCAGGAAAAACGCGAAGCCGTGCGCTTTCGCGACGCCAACGCGCACAACCTGGCGGTCAACGACAAACTCAATAAAGTGTGGTCGCTGTTTTCGCCGACGGTCACCTTCCTGACCGAACTGGGCTTGCTGGTGATCTGGTGCTTCGGCATCTGGCAAGTGTCGAACGGCGACATCACCGTCGGCGTGCTGACCGCCTTCATCGCCTACAGCAGCCGTTTTTATGGCCGCCTCGATTCGATGAGCCGCATCGTTTCGGTGACCCAGAAATCGGCCTCGGCCGCCAAGCGCATCTTCGACATACTGGACCACGTATCGAGCGTGCCGGAACCGGCGCAGCCGGTCAGGCTGGACCAGGTCGAAGGCCGGATCGACTTGCGCGAAGTCGGTTTCCGTTACGGCAACCGGGCCGTCAACCGCGGCATTTCGCTGAACATCAAGGCGGGCGAGATGATCGGCCTGGTCGGCCACAGCGGTTCCGGCAAGAGCACGCTGGTCAACCTGATCTGCCGTTTCTACGACGTGTCGGAAGGCGCGATCCTGCTCGACGGCGTCGACATCCGCGCGTTCGCGGTGTCCGATTACCGGCGCAATATCGGCCTGGTGCTGCAAGAGCCGTTCCTGTTCTTCGGCACCATCGCCGAAAACATCGCCTACGGCAAACCGCATGCGACGCGCGAAGAAATCATCGCCTCGGCGCGCGCCGCGCACGCCCACGAATTCATCCTGCGCCTGCCGCAAGGCTACGATTCGATGGTCGGCGAACGCGGCCAGGGCTTGTCGGGCGGCGAGCGCCAACGGATCTCGATCGCGCGCGCCTTGCTGATCGACCCGCGCATCCTGATCATGGACGAAGCGACATCGTCGGTCGACTCGGAAACCGAGAAGGAAATCCAGAAAGCGCTGGACAACCTGGTGCAGGGCCGCACCACCATCGCCATCGCGCACCGCCTGTCCACCTTGCACCGCGCCGACCGGCTGGTGGTGCTGGACCGCGGCGAAGTGGTCGAGGTGGGCAGCCACGATGAATTGATGGCGCGCGAAGGCGCCTACTTCCGCCTCTACGAAGCGCAGGCGCGCAACGTCGACGTGGACCCGGACGACAAGGACGACTAA